A single window of Gossypium hirsutum isolate 1008001.06 chromosome A10, Gossypium_hirsutum_v2.1, whole genome shotgun sequence DNA harbors:
- the LOC107897786 gene encoding uncharacterized protein, producing the protein MAANTVSLKLLVESTSQRVLFAEAGKDFVDFLFNILSLPVGTVIWLLKKQEMVGCLGNLYDSLETMNDTYIQPTANKDTLLKPIASINAANVPPLLPTTESSKSIEIYRCGNSYNRSSCGLYVSYDSKSICPSCNNVMNQIATVVNPKKEDSPTDEGGYVKGVITYMIMDDLVVRPMSAISCITLLNRFNIKDVGVLEEKTIDVGVDEGVKLLKASLQSKTVLTDVFIEKKVGETDASNSAGVVHSIEI; encoded by the exons ATGGCTGCCAACACTGTTAGTTTGAAGCTTTTGGTCGAGTCAACGAGCCAAAGAGTTCTATTTGCTGAAGCCGGGAAAGATTTTGTCGATTTTCTTTTCAACATTCTGTCATTGCCTGTTGGCACTGTCATATGGCTTCTGAAGAAACAAGAAATGGTGGGTTGCCTTGGAAACCTATACGACAGCCTTGAGACTATGAACGATACCTACATTCAACCAACAGCAAACAAAGACACCCTTTTGAAGCCTATAGCGTCCATCAATGCTGCAAATGTGCCTCCCTTGCTGCCAACAACCGAATCATCAAAATCAATCGAAATTTACAGGTGTGGTAACAGTTACAATCGTAGCAGCTGTGGTCTCTATGTCTCCTATGATTCTAAATCCATTTGTCCTTCCTGCAATAATGTTATGAACCAAATCGCAACAGTTGTTAATCCAAAAAAGGAGGATTCACCTACTGATGAGGGAGGTTATGTGAAAGGGGTTATTACATACATGATCATGGATGATCTTGTTGTAAGGCCCATGTCAGCCATTTCTTGTATCACTTTACTCAACAGGTTCAATATCAAGGATGTAGGGGTTCTTGAAGAGAAAACCATTGATGTAGGAGTCGATGAG GGTGTGAAGTTGCTAAAGGCATCTTTGCAGTCCAAGACTGTGCTCACTGATGTGTTCATTGAGAAGAAGGTGGGCGAAACTGATGCTAGCAATTCTGCTGGTGTAGTACATTCAATCGAGATATAA
- the LOC107895843 gene encoding uncharacterized protein — MATNTVSLKLLVDSTSQTVLFAESGKDFVDFMFNILSLPVGTVIRLLTKEQMVGSLGNLYDSLENMNDTYIQPTANKDTLLKPIVPDNAANVPPLLPTVESSNSKPTGIYRCVNTYHRSSCGLYVANDSKSICPSCNNVMNQIAKVVNPKKKDSPTDEGGYVKGVITYMITDDLAIRPMSAISCITLLKQFNIKDVGVLEEKTIDIGIDKGVKLLKASLQSKTVLTDAFLEKKAGESDASNSSGVHSIVI; from the exons ATGGCTACCAACACTGTTAGCTTGAAGCTTCTCGTTGACTCAACAAGCCAAACAGTTCTATTTGCAGAATCTGGAAAAGATTTTGTCGATTTTATGTTCAACATTCTGTCGTTACCTGTTGGCACTGTCATAAGGCTTCTCACCAAAGAACAGATGGTGGGTTCCCTTGGAAACCTTTATGACAGCCTTGAGAATATGAATGATACCTACATTCAGCCAACAGCAAACAAAGACACCCTTTTGAAGCCTATAGTTCCAGACAATGCTGCAAATGTGCCTCCCTTGTTGCCAACAGTCGAATCGTCAAACTCAAAACCCACCGGAATTTATAGGTGTGTTAATACTTACCATCGTAGCAGCTGCGGTCTCTATGTGGCAAATGATTCTAAATCCATTTGTCCTTCCTGCAATAATGTTATGAACCAAATCGCAAAAGTTGTTAATCCAAAAAAGAAGGATTCACCTACTGATGAGGGAGGTTATGTGAAAGGGGTTATTACATACATGATCACGGATGATCTTGCTATAAGGCCTATGTCAGCCATTTCTTGTATCACTTTACTCAAACAGTTCAATATCAAGGATGTAGGGGTTCTTGAAGAGAAAACCATTGATATAGGAATAGATAAG GGTGTGAAGTTATTGAAGGCATCGTTGCAGTCCAAGACAGTGCTCACTGATGCGTTCCTCGAGAAGAAGGCAGGTGAAAGTGATGCTAGCAACTCTTCTGGAGTACATTCAATCGTGATATAG